One Coffea arabica cultivar ET-39 chromosome 5c, Coffea Arabica ET-39 HiFi, whole genome shotgun sequence DNA window includes the following coding sequences:
- the LOC113691130 gene encoding uncharacterized protein isoform X1, with amino-acid sequence MSAKSGEPTAAAAGDGEVTGNSEGGTTVALQKKRLRRVSFAENTSVRFFDRDDDENETPEALEESASKVGNNNDSEEIIELLGFRQLVESKGGGEEDREDGDRQSDDEERVDMRRSFLRPVESPSSESGFGSATSNDEDNFFGPVSASFIRPDRLSDSGASDLNHDVTMDSTAFSMHFRSLARSDSGIDLKTPTESHLSFEEKTPTQTNIGSSMEITVPKKLISLSSSPIVNEGGGSSSSSDMSLVGGSPASYDYGRLSPGLDALLAEGSKNLNMISDSGIDVVSRSRGNHGSKFFPERENGDIFVDVTKNGKVVSKGAGEANSRLPVSPVAHATPASDILIDKTNFSPNKLIKERTFRPVMDDKLDQADGHIQNESPLADFISSPAKRREALTSCASPLKSMSALTPQEERSSFRGTEIIKQDSTSSIQKSISKLRLLEASPFSFLGAEKRNIKPHNITDSYPFNILSEKEMNNFQMKELFASSTDTESQLLSDSLGEGAQVSNFNIKNNHIEDSGGGYMPQTEEVNVVAISPSLLICPGKEREHDLFRSKDPNDDVLVTAGIDSSSAETTLDYIREKNLTGTPQISVPCPDKGLQKKLTASPELLKLSKDLVLHDRFVKLKNFSPGRNLSLQRSALDENLFTEPLGRSGYFSIGREVHPSSPASEVSISNLIDVNSTVAKNGNDDDGNGGTGLTERSQFLHNRELDGNLQSGIGLSRSSSELHGGEPEDVSNVSSASSVRRNLKELTFPKNLLDSLTPSPARKAFEIVGRDNTCEHPVEDVLFPTSNQMKSSLKRRNRVIDFEDREHRNEVAPELRSPKLLKVGCQDVEMPGCTSENFGERSVAAQASKHWTDIYSKFSHDAERLFTLSKDKLNLSVIDLLEGFLFQLKKLKMYEMVGTGIFTQKTSVRLDQRTERAGGTRMLLHQILHERSKLQLMRAKQQRLLGKLQKLSQGNQESQMLKLNFLSQSRRGAQANILGLQNFVHVKQRDEVTCDKVAAIKQALESLDRKKVKFTKALQSSCKIKGELSCVDSVSLVNDHLMKKSHHRFIRQDMQMWVVDDVQSKSGHHDIALNYLDLIIQRVKLTVGTVKSIVISNKVDDAKIRKIFPNMDACKAFSVVLNAESTRKYFGCRSLAQEIQVTRSLLGNLVDVVRELQMAQIELRNLTDISFHCPLVGQLNLHLSFFSFKSGKKVSLIFNMSSLNRGIYPSDILPSQLTAFNGMNNTSGDPIIGEIRDAFKRLRAGYMRIIRLCRCISLVVQG; translated from the exons ATGTCGGCAAAGTCCGGCGAACCCACTGCCGCCGCCGCCGGCGATGGTGAAGTCACGGGGAACTCAGAAGGAGGAACCACCGTGGCTCTGCAGAAGAAACGACTGAGAAGGGTGAGCTTTGCGGAAAATACCTCAGTGCGATTCTTTGACCGCGATGACGACGAAAATGAGACGCCGGAGGCACTGGAAGAATCGGCTAGCAAGGTTGGTAATAATAATGATAGTGAAGAGATAATTGAGCTCCTAGGGTTCCGTCAACTGGTGGAATCAAAAGGCGGCGGTGAAGAAGATAGAGAAGATGGAGACCGGCAGAGTGATGACGAGGAGCGTGTTGATATGCGTAGGTCGTTTTTGAGGCCGGTTGAATCGCCTTCTTCAGAAAGTGGTTTTGGTTCTGCCACCTCCAATGACG AAGATAATTTTTTTGGTCCTGTTTCCGCCAGTTTTATAAGGCCTGACCGTTTATCAGATTCTGGAGCTTCAGATCTCAATCATGATGTTACCATGGATTCAACTGCATTCTCCATGCATTTCCGGAGCTTGGCTAGGTCAGATTCAGGAATTGACTTAAAGACACCCACAGAATCTCACTTATCCTTTGAGGAGAAGACACCAACGCAGACTAACATAGGAAGTTCAATGGAAATTACAGTGCCCAAAAAGTTAATTTCCCTGTCTTCCTCGCCTATTGTGAATGAAGGTGGTGGTAGTAGCAGTTCAAGTGATATGAGTCTTGTTGGCGGGAGCCCTGCTAGCTACGATTATGGGAGACTTTCACCTGGATTGGATGCTCTTTTGGCAGAAGGAAGCAAGAATTTGAATATGATTTCTGACTCTGGCATTGATGTTGTTTCAAGGTCACGTGGTAACCATGGAAGTAAGTTTTTCCCAGAAAGAGAGAATGGGGATATCTTTGTGGATGTAACTAAGAATGGAAAGGTGGTTTCTAAAGGAGCAGGTGAAGCAAATAGTAGGTTACCAGTCTCTCCTGTTGCTCATGCAACACCAGCTTCGGATATTTTGATtgataaaacaaatttttccCCAAACAAGTTAATTAAAGAGAGAACTTTTCGACCAGTAATGGATGATAAACTTGATCAAGCAGATGGGCATATTCAAAATGAATCTCCTTTGGCTGATTTCATATCTTCACCTGCCAAACGAAGAGAAGCACTTACAAGTTGTGCTTCACCACTCAAAAGTATGTCAGCACTGACtcctcaagaagaaagaagttcTTTTCGAGGTACTGAAATCATAAAGCAAGATAGTACATCATCCATCCAGAAAAGCATTTCCAAGCTAAGATTACTTGAAGCTTCTCCCTTCTCTTTTCTTGGAGCTGAAAAACGAAATATTAAGCCACATAATATTACAGATTCTTATCCTTTCAACATCCTTTCAGAGAAAGAGATGAATAATTTTCAGATGAAGGAATTGTTTGCATCTTCCACAGACACTGAGAGCCAACTCTTAAGTGATTCTCTTGGGGAAGGAGCACAAGTAAGTAAtttcaacataaaaaataatcatATCGAGGATTCAGGTGGAGGATATATGCCTCAAACTGAAGAAGTTAATGTAGTTGCTATTTCACCCTCTCTGCTAATTTGTCCTGGAAAGGAGAGGGAGCATGATTTATTCAGGTCAAAAGATCCAAATGATGATGTACTTGTAACCGCTGGAATTGATTCTTCTTCAGCTGAGACCACTCTTGATTACATTCGAGAGAAGAATTTAACTGGTACACCTCAAATATCTGTTCCTTGTCCAGATAAAGGGCTACAAAAGAAGTTGACAGCATCGCCAGAACTTTTGAAGCTATCTAAAGATTTAGTGCTCCATGATCGGTTTGTCAAACTTAAAAACTTTTCCCCAGGTCGAAACTTATCTCTACAAAGAAGTGCTCTTGATGAAAATCTTTTTACTGAACCTCTTGGCAGATCAGGTTATTTCTCGATTGGGAGGGAAGTACATCCTAGCTCACCTGCTTCTGAAGTCAGCATTTCCAATCTAATTGATGTTAACTCAACAGTTGCCAAAAATGGTAATGATGATGATGGGAATGGAGGTACTGGACTGACCGAAAGATCCCAGTTTCTTCATAATAGGGAACTGGATGGAAATCTCCAATCTGGCATTGGTCTCTCCAGGTCTTCAAGTGAGCTACATGGGGGTGAACCAGAAGATGTTTCTAATGTCTCTTCGGCGTCATCTGTTCGGAGGAATTTGAAGGAGTTAACATTTCCAAAG AATTTGTTGGACTCATTGACGCCGAGTCCTGCAAGGAAGGCGTTCGAGATAGTGGGGAGGGATAATACATGCGAGCATCCTGTGGAAGATGTTTTGTTTCCCACATCCAATCAAATGAAATCTTCTCTTAAAAGAAGGAATAGAGTAATTGACTTTGAGGATAGAGAACATAGAAATGAAGTGGCTCCAGAGCTGAGGAGTCCAAAACTTCTGAAAGTGGGGTGTCAAGATGTGGAAATGCCTGGATGTActagtgaaaattttggagaaagaTCTGTGGCTGCTCAAGCATCAAAGCATTGGACTGAT atatattcaaaattttcacatgATGCAGAACGATTGTTCACACTTTCCAAGGATAAGCTTAATCTTTCAGTG ATTGATTTGCTGGAAGGGTTTTTGTTTCAATTGAAGAAGTTAAAGATGTACGAGATGGTTGGCACTGGAATCTTTACTCAG AAAACATCTGTTCGTCTTGACCAGCGAACTGAAAG AGCTGGTGGAACAAGAATGTTATTGCATCAAATCCTGCATGAAAGGTCAAAACTACAGCTCATGCGTGCTAAGCAGCAGAGGTTATTG GGAAAGTTACAAAAattgagccagggaaatcaggAGTCTCAAATGTTGAAACTAAATTTTTTGTCCCAGTCAAGGAGAGGTGCCCAAGCTAATATCCTTGGCCTTCAAAATTTTGTTCATGTGAAGCAGAGGGATGag GTGACATGTGATAAAGTGGCAGCAATCAAGCAGGCTTTAGAATCATTGGATAGAAAGAAAGTTAAGTTTACCAAAGCACTTCAGAGTTCTTGTAAGATTAAAGGAGAACTTAGCTGTGTTGACAGTGTTAGTTTAGTTAATGATCATTTGATGAAGAAATCACATCATAGGTTTATTCGTCAAGACATGCAG ATGTGGGTTGTTGATGATGTGCAGAGTAAGAGTGGGCATCATGATATTGCTCTCAACTACCTTGATCTAATCATTCAGAG GGTGAAACTTACTGTTGGTACAGTGAAAAGCATTGTCATCTCCAATAAAGTGGATGATGCAAAAATTAGGAAG ATTTTCCCAAATATGGATGCTTGCAAAGCATTTTCGGTTGTCCTAAATGCTGAGAGCACACGGAAGTATTTTGGTTGTAGAAGTCTGGCACAAGAAATACAA GTAACTCGTTCACTTCTTGGTAATTTGGTGGATGTGGTTCGGGAGCTGCAGATGGCTCAGATAGAACTTCGTAATCTGACTGATATATCCTTTCATTGTCCATTAG TTGGGCAGCTGAATTTGCATCTTTCTTTCTTCAGTTTTAAGAGTGGAAAGAAAGTTTCCTTGATATTTAACATGTCTAGTTTGAATCG
- the LOC113691130 gene encoding uncharacterized protein isoform X6, translated as MSAKSGEPTAAAAGDGEVTGNSEGGTTVALQKKRLRRVSFAENTSVRFFDRDDDENETPEALEESASKVGNNNDSEEIIELLGFRQLVESKGGGEEDREDGDRQSDDEERVDMRRSFLRPVESPSSESGFGSATSNDEDNFFGPVSASFIRPDRLSDSGASDLNHDVTMDSTAFSMHFRSLARSDSGIDLKTPTESHLSFEEKTPTQTNIGSSMEITVPKKLISLSSSPIVNEGGGSSSSSDMSLVGGSPASYDYGRLSPGLDALLAEGSKNLNMISDSGIDVVSRSRGNHGSKFFPERENGDIFVDVTKNGKVVSKGAGEANSRLPVSPVAHATPASDILIDKTNFSPNKLIKERTFRPVMDDKLDQADGHIQNESPLADFISSPAKRREALTSCASPLKSMSALTPQEERSSFRGTEIIKQDSTSSIQKSISKLRLLEASPFSFLGAEKRNIKPHNITDSYPFNILSEKEMNNFQMKELFASSTDTESQLLSDSLGEGAQVSNFNIKNNHIEDSGGGYMPQTEEVNVVAISPSLLICPGKEREHDLFRSKDPNDDVLVTAGIDSSSAETTLDYIREKNLTGTPQISVPCPDKGLQKKLTASPELLKLSKDLVLHDRFVKLKNFSPGRNLSLQRSALDENLFTEPLGRSGYFSIGREVHPSSPASEVSISNLIDVNSTVAKNGNDDDGNGGTGLTERSQFLHNRELDGNLQSGIGLSRSSSELHGGEPEDVSNVSSASSVRRNLKELTFPKNLLDSLTPSPARKAFEIVGRDNTCEHPVEDVLFPTSNQMKSSLKRRNRVIDFEDREHRNEVAPELRSPKLLKVGCQDVEMPGCTSENFGERSVAAQASKHWTDIYSKFSHDAERLFTLSKDKLNLSVIDLLEGFLFQLKKLKMYEMVGTGIFTQKTSVRLDQRTERAGGTRMLLHQILHERSKLQLMRAKQQRLLGKLQKLSQGNQESQMLKLNFLSQSRRGAQANILGLQNFVHVKQRDEVTCDKVAAIKQALESLDRKKVKFTKALQSSCKIKGELSCVDSVSLVNDHLMKKSHHRFIRQDMQMWVVDDVQSKSGHHDIALNYLDLIIQRLGETYCWYSEKHCHLQ; from the exons ATGTCGGCAAAGTCCGGCGAACCCACTGCCGCCGCCGCCGGCGATGGTGAAGTCACGGGGAACTCAGAAGGAGGAACCACCGTGGCTCTGCAGAAGAAACGACTGAGAAGGGTGAGCTTTGCGGAAAATACCTCAGTGCGATTCTTTGACCGCGATGACGACGAAAATGAGACGCCGGAGGCACTGGAAGAATCGGCTAGCAAGGTTGGTAATAATAATGATAGTGAAGAGATAATTGAGCTCCTAGGGTTCCGTCAACTGGTGGAATCAAAAGGCGGCGGTGAAGAAGATAGAGAAGATGGAGACCGGCAGAGTGATGACGAGGAGCGTGTTGATATGCGTAGGTCGTTTTTGAGGCCGGTTGAATCGCCTTCTTCAGAAAGTGGTTTTGGTTCTGCCACCTCCAATGACG AAGATAATTTTTTTGGTCCTGTTTCCGCCAGTTTTATAAGGCCTGACCGTTTATCAGATTCTGGAGCTTCAGATCTCAATCATGATGTTACCATGGATTCAACTGCATTCTCCATGCATTTCCGGAGCTTGGCTAGGTCAGATTCAGGAATTGACTTAAAGACACCCACAGAATCTCACTTATCCTTTGAGGAGAAGACACCAACGCAGACTAACATAGGAAGTTCAATGGAAATTACAGTGCCCAAAAAGTTAATTTCCCTGTCTTCCTCGCCTATTGTGAATGAAGGTGGTGGTAGTAGCAGTTCAAGTGATATGAGTCTTGTTGGCGGGAGCCCTGCTAGCTACGATTATGGGAGACTTTCACCTGGATTGGATGCTCTTTTGGCAGAAGGAAGCAAGAATTTGAATATGATTTCTGACTCTGGCATTGATGTTGTTTCAAGGTCACGTGGTAACCATGGAAGTAAGTTTTTCCCAGAAAGAGAGAATGGGGATATCTTTGTGGATGTAACTAAGAATGGAAAGGTGGTTTCTAAAGGAGCAGGTGAAGCAAATAGTAGGTTACCAGTCTCTCCTGTTGCTCATGCAACACCAGCTTCGGATATTTTGATtgataaaacaaatttttccCCAAACAAGTTAATTAAAGAGAGAACTTTTCGACCAGTAATGGATGATAAACTTGATCAAGCAGATGGGCATATTCAAAATGAATCTCCTTTGGCTGATTTCATATCTTCACCTGCCAAACGAAGAGAAGCACTTACAAGTTGTGCTTCACCACTCAAAAGTATGTCAGCACTGACtcctcaagaagaaagaagttcTTTTCGAGGTACTGAAATCATAAAGCAAGATAGTACATCATCCATCCAGAAAAGCATTTCCAAGCTAAGATTACTTGAAGCTTCTCCCTTCTCTTTTCTTGGAGCTGAAAAACGAAATATTAAGCCACATAATATTACAGATTCTTATCCTTTCAACATCCTTTCAGAGAAAGAGATGAATAATTTTCAGATGAAGGAATTGTTTGCATCTTCCACAGACACTGAGAGCCAACTCTTAAGTGATTCTCTTGGGGAAGGAGCACAAGTAAGTAAtttcaacataaaaaataatcatATCGAGGATTCAGGTGGAGGATATATGCCTCAAACTGAAGAAGTTAATGTAGTTGCTATTTCACCCTCTCTGCTAATTTGTCCTGGAAAGGAGAGGGAGCATGATTTATTCAGGTCAAAAGATCCAAATGATGATGTACTTGTAACCGCTGGAATTGATTCTTCTTCAGCTGAGACCACTCTTGATTACATTCGAGAGAAGAATTTAACTGGTACACCTCAAATATCTGTTCCTTGTCCAGATAAAGGGCTACAAAAGAAGTTGACAGCATCGCCAGAACTTTTGAAGCTATCTAAAGATTTAGTGCTCCATGATCGGTTTGTCAAACTTAAAAACTTTTCCCCAGGTCGAAACTTATCTCTACAAAGAAGTGCTCTTGATGAAAATCTTTTTACTGAACCTCTTGGCAGATCAGGTTATTTCTCGATTGGGAGGGAAGTACATCCTAGCTCACCTGCTTCTGAAGTCAGCATTTCCAATCTAATTGATGTTAACTCAACAGTTGCCAAAAATGGTAATGATGATGATGGGAATGGAGGTACTGGACTGACCGAAAGATCCCAGTTTCTTCATAATAGGGAACTGGATGGAAATCTCCAATCTGGCATTGGTCTCTCCAGGTCTTCAAGTGAGCTACATGGGGGTGAACCAGAAGATGTTTCTAATGTCTCTTCGGCGTCATCTGTTCGGAGGAATTTGAAGGAGTTAACATTTCCAAAG AATTTGTTGGACTCATTGACGCCGAGTCCTGCAAGGAAGGCGTTCGAGATAGTGGGGAGGGATAATACATGCGAGCATCCTGTGGAAGATGTTTTGTTTCCCACATCCAATCAAATGAAATCTTCTCTTAAAAGAAGGAATAGAGTAATTGACTTTGAGGATAGAGAACATAGAAATGAAGTGGCTCCAGAGCTGAGGAGTCCAAAACTTCTGAAAGTGGGGTGTCAAGATGTGGAAATGCCTGGATGTActagtgaaaattttggagaaagaTCTGTGGCTGCTCAAGCATCAAAGCATTGGACTGAT atatattcaaaattttcacatgATGCAGAACGATTGTTCACACTTTCCAAGGATAAGCTTAATCTTTCAGTG ATTGATTTGCTGGAAGGGTTTTTGTTTCAATTGAAGAAGTTAAAGATGTACGAGATGGTTGGCACTGGAATCTTTACTCAG AAAACATCTGTTCGTCTTGACCAGCGAACTGAAAG AGCTGGTGGAACAAGAATGTTATTGCATCAAATCCTGCATGAAAGGTCAAAACTACAGCTCATGCGTGCTAAGCAGCAGAGGTTATTG GGAAAGTTACAAAAattgagccagggaaatcaggAGTCTCAAATGTTGAAACTAAATTTTTTGTCCCAGTCAAGGAGAGGTGCCCAAGCTAATATCCTTGGCCTTCAAAATTTTGTTCATGTGAAGCAGAGGGATGag GTGACATGTGATAAAGTGGCAGCAATCAAGCAGGCTTTAGAATCATTGGATAGAAAGAAAGTTAAGTTTACCAAAGCACTTCAGAGTTCTTGTAAGATTAAAGGAGAACTTAGCTGTGTTGACAGTGTTAGTTTAGTTAATGATCATTTGATGAAGAAATCACATCATAGGTTTATTCGTCAAGACATGCAG ATGTGGGTTGTTGATGATGTGCAGAGTAAGAGTGGGCATCATGATATTGCTCTCAACTACCTTGATCTAATCATTCAGAGGTTG GGTGAAACTTACTGTTGGTACAGTGAAAAGCATTGTCATCTCCAATAA
- the LOC113691130 gene encoding uncharacterized protein isoform X5, with protein sequence MSAKSGEPTAAAAGDGEVTGNSEGGTTVALQKKRLRRVSFAENTSVRFFDRDDDENETPEALEESASKVGNNNDSEEIIELLGFRQLVESKGGGEEDREDGDRQSDDEERVDMRRSFLRPVESPSSESGFGSATSNDEDNFFGPVSASFIRPDRLSDSGASDLNHDVTMDSTAFSMHFRSLARSDSGIDLKTPTESHLSFEEKTPTQTNIGSSMEITVPKKLISLSSSPIVNEGGGSSSSSDMSLVGGSPASYDYGRLSPGLDALLAEGSKNLNMISDSGIDVVSRSRGNHGSKFFPERENGDIFVDVTKNGKVVSKGAGEANSRLPVSPVAHATPASDILIDKTNFSPNKLIKERTFRPVMDDKLDQADGHIQNESPLADFISSPAKRREALTSCASPLKSMSALTPQEERSSFRGTEIIKQDSTSSIQKSISKLRLLEASPFSFLGAEKRNIKPHNITDSYPFNILSEKEMNNFQMKELFASSTDTESQLLSDSLGEGAQVSNFNIKNNHIEDSGGGYMPQTEEVNVVAISPSLLICPGKEREHDLFRSKDPNDDVLVTAGIDSSSAETTLDYIREKNLTGTPQISVPCPDKGLQKKLTASPELLKLSKDLVLHDRFVKLKNFSPGRNLSLQRSALDENLFTEPLGRSGYFSIGREVHPSSPASEVSISNLIDVNSTVAKNGNDDDGNGGTGLTERSQFLHNRELDGNLQSGIGLSRSSSELHGGEPEDVSNVSSASSVRRNLKELTFPKNLLDSLTPSPARKAFEIVGRDNTCEHPVEDVLFPTSNQMKSSLKRRNRVIDFEDREHRNEVAPELRSPKLLKVGCQDVEMPGCTSENFGERSVAAQASKHWTDIYSKFSHDAERLFTLSKDKLNLSVIDLLEGFLFQLKKLKMYEMVGTGIFTQKTSVRLDQRTERAGGTRMLLHQILHERSKLQLMRAKQQRLLGKLQKLSQGNQESQMLKLNFLSQSRRGAQANILGLQNFVHVKQRDEVTCDKVAAIKQALESLDRKKVKFTKALQSSCKIKGELSCVDSVSLVNDHLMKKSHHRFIRQDMQMWVVDDVQSKSGHHDIALNYLDLIIQRVKLTVGTVKSIVISNKVDDAKIRKIFPNMDACKAFSVVLNAESTRKYFGCRSLAQEIQVTRSLLGNLVDVVRELQMAQIELRNLTDISFHCPLGVFTHQISYLHS encoded by the exons ATGTCGGCAAAGTCCGGCGAACCCACTGCCGCCGCCGCCGGCGATGGTGAAGTCACGGGGAACTCAGAAGGAGGAACCACCGTGGCTCTGCAGAAGAAACGACTGAGAAGGGTGAGCTTTGCGGAAAATACCTCAGTGCGATTCTTTGACCGCGATGACGACGAAAATGAGACGCCGGAGGCACTGGAAGAATCGGCTAGCAAGGTTGGTAATAATAATGATAGTGAAGAGATAATTGAGCTCCTAGGGTTCCGTCAACTGGTGGAATCAAAAGGCGGCGGTGAAGAAGATAGAGAAGATGGAGACCGGCAGAGTGATGACGAGGAGCGTGTTGATATGCGTAGGTCGTTTTTGAGGCCGGTTGAATCGCCTTCTTCAGAAAGTGGTTTTGGTTCTGCCACCTCCAATGACG AAGATAATTTTTTTGGTCCTGTTTCCGCCAGTTTTATAAGGCCTGACCGTTTATCAGATTCTGGAGCTTCAGATCTCAATCATGATGTTACCATGGATTCAACTGCATTCTCCATGCATTTCCGGAGCTTGGCTAGGTCAGATTCAGGAATTGACTTAAAGACACCCACAGAATCTCACTTATCCTTTGAGGAGAAGACACCAACGCAGACTAACATAGGAAGTTCAATGGAAATTACAGTGCCCAAAAAGTTAATTTCCCTGTCTTCCTCGCCTATTGTGAATGAAGGTGGTGGTAGTAGCAGTTCAAGTGATATGAGTCTTGTTGGCGGGAGCCCTGCTAGCTACGATTATGGGAGACTTTCACCTGGATTGGATGCTCTTTTGGCAGAAGGAAGCAAGAATTTGAATATGATTTCTGACTCTGGCATTGATGTTGTTTCAAGGTCACGTGGTAACCATGGAAGTAAGTTTTTCCCAGAAAGAGAGAATGGGGATATCTTTGTGGATGTAACTAAGAATGGAAAGGTGGTTTCTAAAGGAGCAGGTGAAGCAAATAGTAGGTTACCAGTCTCTCCTGTTGCTCATGCAACACCAGCTTCGGATATTTTGATtgataaaacaaatttttccCCAAACAAGTTAATTAAAGAGAGAACTTTTCGACCAGTAATGGATGATAAACTTGATCAAGCAGATGGGCATATTCAAAATGAATCTCCTTTGGCTGATTTCATATCTTCACCTGCCAAACGAAGAGAAGCACTTACAAGTTGTGCTTCACCACTCAAAAGTATGTCAGCACTGACtcctcaagaagaaagaagttcTTTTCGAGGTACTGAAATCATAAAGCAAGATAGTACATCATCCATCCAGAAAAGCATTTCCAAGCTAAGATTACTTGAAGCTTCTCCCTTCTCTTTTCTTGGAGCTGAAAAACGAAATATTAAGCCACATAATATTACAGATTCTTATCCTTTCAACATCCTTTCAGAGAAAGAGATGAATAATTTTCAGATGAAGGAATTGTTTGCATCTTCCACAGACACTGAGAGCCAACTCTTAAGTGATTCTCTTGGGGAAGGAGCACAAGTAAGTAAtttcaacataaaaaataatcatATCGAGGATTCAGGTGGAGGATATATGCCTCAAACTGAAGAAGTTAATGTAGTTGCTATTTCACCCTCTCTGCTAATTTGTCCTGGAAAGGAGAGGGAGCATGATTTATTCAGGTCAAAAGATCCAAATGATGATGTACTTGTAACCGCTGGAATTGATTCTTCTTCAGCTGAGACCACTCTTGATTACATTCGAGAGAAGAATTTAACTGGTACACCTCAAATATCTGTTCCTTGTCCAGATAAAGGGCTACAAAAGAAGTTGACAGCATCGCCAGAACTTTTGAAGCTATCTAAAGATTTAGTGCTCCATGATCGGTTTGTCAAACTTAAAAACTTTTCCCCAGGTCGAAACTTATCTCTACAAAGAAGTGCTCTTGATGAAAATCTTTTTACTGAACCTCTTGGCAGATCAGGTTATTTCTCGATTGGGAGGGAAGTACATCCTAGCTCACCTGCTTCTGAAGTCAGCATTTCCAATCTAATTGATGTTAACTCAACAGTTGCCAAAAATGGTAATGATGATGATGGGAATGGAGGTACTGGACTGACCGAAAGATCCCAGTTTCTTCATAATAGGGAACTGGATGGAAATCTCCAATCTGGCATTGGTCTCTCCAGGTCTTCAAGTGAGCTACATGGGGGTGAACCAGAAGATGTTTCTAATGTCTCTTCGGCGTCATCTGTTCGGAGGAATTTGAAGGAGTTAACATTTCCAAAG AATTTGTTGGACTCATTGACGCCGAGTCCTGCAAGGAAGGCGTTCGAGATAGTGGGGAGGGATAATACATGCGAGCATCCTGTGGAAGATGTTTTGTTTCCCACATCCAATCAAATGAAATCTTCTCTTAAAAGAAGGAATAGAGTAATTGACTTTGAGGATAGAGAACATAGAAATGAAGTGGCTCCAGAGCTGAGGAGTCCAAAACTTCTGAAAGTGGGGTGTCAAGATGTGGAAATGCCTGGATGTActagtgaaaattttggagaaagaTCTGTGGCTGCTCAAGCATCAAAGCATTGGACTGAT atatattcaaaattttcacatgATGCAGAACGATTGTTCACACTTTCCAAGGATAAGCTTAATCTTTCAGTG ATTGATTTGCTGGAAGGGTTTTTGTTTCAATTGAAGAAGTTAAAGATGTACGAGATGGTTGGCACTGGAATCTTTACTCAG AAAACATCTGTTCGTCTTGACCAGCGAACTGAAAG AGCTGGTGGAACAAGAATGTTATTGCATCAAATCCTGCATGAAAGGTCAAAACTACAGCTCATGCGTGCTAAGCAGCAGAGGTTATTG GGAAAGTTACAAAAattgagccagggaaatcaggAGTCTCAAATGTTGAAACTAAATTTTTTGTCCCAGTCAAGGAGAGGTGCCCAAGCTAATATCCTTGGCCTTCAAAATTTTGTTCATGTGAAGCAGAGGGATGag GTGACATGTGATAAAGTGGCAGCAATCAAGCAGGCTTTAGAATCATTGGATAGAAAGAAAGTTAAGTTTACCAAAGCACTTCAGAGTTCTTGTAAGATTAAAGGAGAACTTAGCTGTGTTGACAGTGTTAGTTTAGTTAATGATCATTTGATGAAGAAATCACATCATAGGTTTATTCGTCAAGACATGCAG ATGTGGGTTGTTGATGATGTGCAGAGTAAGAGTGGGCATCATGATATTGCTCTCAACTACCTTGATCTAATCATTCAGAG GGTGAAACTTACTGTTGGTACAGTGAAAAGCATTGTCATCTCCAATAAAGTGGATGATGCAAAAATTAGGAAG ATTTTCCCAAATATGGATGCTTGCAAAGCATTTTCGGTTGTCCTAAATGCTGAGAGCACACGGAAGTATTTTGGTTGTAGAAGTCTGGCACAAGAAATACAA GTAACTCGTTCACTTCTTGGTAATTTGGTGGATGTGGTTCGGGAGCTGCAGATGGCTCAGATAGAACTTCGTAATCTGACTGATATATCCTTTCATTGTCCATTAG